Proteins from a genomic interval of Musa acuminata AAA Group cultivar baxijiao chromosome BXJ1-9, Cavendish_Baxijiao_AAA, whole genome shotgun sequence:
- the LOC103998268 gene encoding uncharacterized protein LOC103998268 isoform X1, giving the protein MSSLSGWIAGTKLLRINFKSTGQYFRFFSTGHAHSSPSLNVNRQELIEEKGDALYDVRKGNHVGPYLSLSDCQSQVSSFISDPLVNGYQGYSLEKEAETYFASCGLKNALYLLNAKDLKEDLFGILVPCPFQEPTVASPIADLPEKISVTTDEPVKKHLKLEYSSQQKQPSDNSMSCTLEFDGAPAGKASKGGAGVILRTEDGSVISRLREGLGAVTNDTADYRALILGLRHALKKGFKQIHVLGDSQLVCMQVQGSSKAKNKNLVDLCEEAKALKEMFVSFSISHIKKAMNSDAGSQAALAIDLPVGEVHEESSETC; this is encoded by the exons ATGAGTTCATTGTCTGGCTGGATAGCTGGAACTAAATTGCTCAGAATAAATTTCAAGTCAACTGGACAATATTTCCGCTTCTTCTCTACTGGGCATGCACATTCTTCGCCATCTCTGAATGTAAATCGCCAAGAATTGATCGAGGAAAAAGGAGATGCTTTATATGATGTTAGGAAAGGGAATCATGTTGGTCCCTACCTGAGTTTAAGTGACTGTCAATCTCAAGTTAGCTCCTTC ATAAGTGATCCTCTTGTTAATGGATACCAAGGTTATTCACTTGAGAAAGAAGCGGAGACATATTTTGCTTCCTGTGGATTAAAGAATGCTCTATATTTATTGAATGCAAAGGATTTAAAAGAGGATCTCTTTGGAATCCTAGTTCCTTGTCCTTTTCAG GAACCTACTGTAGCTAGTCCTATCGCAGATTTGCCTGAAAAGATTAGTGTTACCACAGATGAACCAGTGAAGAAACATCTCAAATTGGAGTATTCCAGCCAACAAAAACAACCATCTGATAATTct ATGTCATGTACTCTTGAATTTGATGGGGCTCCAGCAGGAAAAGCTAGTAAAGGTGGTGCTGGTGTAATCCTTCGAACTGAAGATGGAAGTGTG ATTTCTCGACTCCGTGAAGGCTTGGGTGCTGTGACCAATGACACTGCTGACTACAGGGCATTAATTTTAGGCCTGAGGCATGCTCTTAAAAAAGGATTTAAGCAAATTCATGTTCTAGGTGACTCTCAGCTTGTCTGTATGCAG GTGCAAGGTTCGTCTAAAGCCAAGAACAAGAATCTTGTTGACTTGTGTGAGGAAGCCAAAGCACTCAAGGAGATGTTTGTATCATTTAGTATAAGCCACATTAAAAAG
- the LOC103998268 gene encoding uncharacterized protein LOC103998268 isoform X3, producing MSSLSGWIAGTKLLRINFKSTGQYFRFFSTGHAHSSPSLNVNRQELIEEKGDALYDVRKGNHVGPYLSLSDCQSQISDPLVNGYQGYSLEKEAETYFASCGLKNALYLLNAKDLKEDLFGILVPCPFQEPTVASPIADLPEKISVTTDEPVKKHLKLEYSSQQKQPSDNSMSCTLEFDGAPAGKASKGGAGVILRTEDGSVISRLREGLGAVTNDTADYRALILGLRHALKKGFKQIHVLGDSQLVCMQVQGSSKAKNKNLVDLCEEAKALKEMFVSFSISHIKKAMNSDAGSQAALAIDLPVGEVHEESSETC from the exons ATGAGTTCATTGTCTGGCTGGATAGCTGGAACTAAATTGCTCAGAATAAATTTCAAGTCAACTGGACAATATTTCCGCTTCTTCTCTACTGGGCATGCACATTCTTCGCCATCTCTGAATGTAAATCGCCAAGAATTGATCGAGGAAAAAGGAGATGCTTTATATGATGTTAGGAAAGGGAATCATGTTGGTCCCTACCTGAGTTTAAGTGACTGTCAATCTCAA ATAAGTGATCCTCTTGTTAATGGATACCAAGGTTATTCACTTGAGAAAGAAGCGGAGACATATTTTGCTTCCTGTGGATTAAAGAATGCTCTATATTTATTGAATGCAAAGGATTTAAAAGAGGATCTCTTTGGAATCCTAGTTCCTTGTCCTTTTCAG GAACCTACTGTAGCTAGTCCTATCGCAGATTTGCCTGAAAAGATTAGTGTTACCACAGATGAACCAGTGAAGAAACATCTCAAATTGGAGTATTCCAGCCAACAAAAACAACCATCTGATAATTct ATGTCATGTACTCTTGAATTTGATGGGGCTCCAGCAGGAAAAGCTAGTAAAGGTGGTGCTGGTGTAATCCTTCGAACTGAAGATGGAAGTGTG ATTTCTCGACTCCGTGAAGGCTTGGGTGCTGTGACCAATGACACTGCTGACTACAGGGCATTAATTTTAGGCCTGAGGCATGCTCTTAAAAAAGGATTTAAGCAAATTCATGTTCTAGGTGACTCTCAGCTTGTCTGTATGCAG GTGCAAGGTTCGTCTAAAGCCAAGAACAAGAATCTTGTTGACTTGTGTGAGGAAGCCAAAGCACTCAAGGAGATGTTTGTATCATTTAGTATAAGCCACATTAAAAAG
- the LOC103998268 gene encoding uncharacterized protein LOC103998268 isoform X4 codes for MSSLSGWIAGTKLLRINFKSTGQYFRFFSTGHAHSSPSLNVNRQELIEEKGDALYDVRKGNHISDPLVNGYQGYSLEKEAETYFASCGLKNALYLLNAKDLKEDLFGILVPCPFQEPTVASPIADLPEKISVTTDEPVKKHLKLEYSSQQKQPSDNSMSCTLEFDGAPAGKASKGGAGVILRTEDGSVISRLREGLGAVTNDTADYRALILGLRHALKKGFKQIHVLGDSQLVCMQVQGSSKAKNKNLVDLCEEAKALKEMFVSFSISHIKKAMNSDAGSQAALAIDLPVGEVHEESSETC; via the exons ATGAGTTCATTGTCTGGCTGGATAGCTGGAACTAAATTGCTCAGAATAAATTTCAAGTCAACTGGACAATATTTCCGCTTCTTCTCTACTGGGCATGCACATTCTTCGCCATCTCTGAATGTAAATCGCCAAGAATTGATCGAGGAAAAAGGAGATGCTTTATATGATGTTAGGAAAGGGAATCAT ATAAGTGATCCTCTTGTTAATGGATACCAAGGTTATTCACTTGAGAAAGAAGCGGAGACATATTTTGCTTCCTGTGGATTAAAGAATGCTCTATATTTATTGAATGCAAAGGATTTAAAAGAGGATCTCTTTGGAATCCTAGTTCCTTGTCCTTTTCAG GAACCTACTGTAGCTAGTCCTATCGCAGATTTGCCTGAAAAGATTAGTGTTACCACAGATGAACCAGTGAAGAAACATCTCAAATTGGAGTATTCCAGCCAACAAAAACAACCATCTGATAATTct ATGTCATGTACTCTTGAATTTGATGGGGCTCCAGCAGGAAAAGCTAGTAAAGGTGGTGCTGGTGTAATCCTTCGAACTGAAGATGGAAGTGTG ATTTCTCGACTCCGTGAAGGCTTGGGTGCTGTGACCAATGACACTGCTGACTACAGGGCATTAATTTTAGGCCTGAGGCATGCTCTTAAAAAAGGATTTAAGCAAATTCATGTTCTAGGTGACTCTCAGCTTGTCTGTATGCAG GTGCAAGGTTCGTCTAAAGCCAAGAACAAGAATCTTGTTGACTTGTGTGAGGAAGCCAAAGCACTCAAGGAGATGTTTGTATCATTTAGTATAAGCCACATTAAAAAG
- the LOC103998268 gene encoding uncharacterized protein LOC103998268 isoform X2: MSSLSGWIAGTKLLRINFKSTGQYFRFFSTGHAHSSPSLNVNRQELIEEKGDALYDVRKGNHVGPYLSLSDCQSQVSSFISDPLVNGYQGYSLEKEAETYFASCGLKNALYLLNAKDLKEDLFGILVPCPFQEPTVASPIADLPEKISVTTDEPVKKHLKLEYSSQQKQPSDNSMSCTLEFDGAPAGKASKGGAGVILRTEDGSVISRLREGLGAVTNDTADYRALILGLRHALKKGFKQIHVLGDSQLVCMQVQGSSKAKNKNLVDLCEEAKALKEMFVSFSISHIKKLVKSMRSLVRLANHDAEDSCFFECSLQ, from the exons ATGAGTTCATTGTCTGGCTGGATAGCTGGAACTAAATTGCTCAGAATAAATTTCAAGTCAACTGGACAATATTTCCGCTTCTTCTCTACTGGGCATGCACATTCTTCGCCATCTCTGAATGTAAATCGCCAAGAATTGATCGAGGAAAAAGGAGATGCTTTATATGATGTTAGGAAAGGGAATCATGTTGGTCCCTACCTGAGTTTAAGTGACTGTCAATCTCAAGTTAGCTCCTTC ATAAGTGATCCTCTTGTTAATGGATACCAAGGTTATTCACTTGAGAAAGAAGCGGAGACATATTTTGCTTCCTGTGGATTAAAGAATGCTCTATATTTATTGAATGCAAAGGATTTAAAAGAGGATCTCTTTGGAATCCTAGTTCCTTGTCCTTTTCAG GAACCTACTGTAGCTAGTCCTATCGCAGATTTGCCTGAAAAGATTAGTGTTACCACAGATGAACCAGTGAAGAAACATCTCAAATTGGAGTATTCCAGCCAACAAAAACAACCATCTGATAATTct ATGTCATGTACTCTTGAATTTGATGGGGCTCCAGCAGGAAAAGCTAGTAAAGGTGGTGCTGGTGTAATCCTTCGAACTGAAGATGGAAGTGTG ATTTCTCGACTCCGTGAAGGCTTGGGTGCTGTGACCAATGACACTGCTGACTACAGGGCATTAATTTTAGGCCTGAGGCATGCTCTTAAAAAAGGATTTAAGCAAATTCATGTTCTAGGTGACTCTCAGCTTGTCTGTATGCAG GTGCAAGGTTCGTCTAAAGCCAAGAACAAGAATCTTGTTGACTTGTGTGAGGAAGCCAAAGCACTCAAGGAGATGTTTGTATCATTTAGTATAAGCCACATTAAAAAG